The following proteins are co-located in the Aquarana catesbeiana isolate 2022-GZ linkage group LG02, ASM4218655v1, whole genome shotgun sequence genome:
- the LOC141128567 gene encoding gastricsin-like has translation MKFLILALVCLQLSEGIIKVPLKKFKSMREVMRDHGIKAPVVDPATKYYNNFATAFEPLANYMDMSYYGEISIGTPPQNFLVLFDTGSSNLWVPSTYCQSQACTNHPQFNPSQSSSYSSNQQQFSLQYGTGSLTGILGYDTVQIQNIAISQQEFGLSVTEPGTNFVYAQFDGILGLAYPSIAEGGATTVMQGMIQQNLINQPLFAFYLSGQQNSQNGGEVAFGGVDQNYYSGQIYWTPVTSETYWQIGIQGFSVNGQATGWCSQGCQGIVDTGTSLLTAPQSVFSSLMQSIGAQQDQNGQYAVSCSNIQSLPTISFTISGVSFPLPPSAYVLQQNSGYCTIGIMPTYLPSQNGQPLWILGDVFLRQYYSVYDLGNNQVGFAAAA, from the exons ATGAAGTTCCTAATCCTTGCTCTCGTGTGTCTTCAACTCTCAGAGGGGATTATTAA AGTCCCCCTGAAGAAGTTTAAGTCCATGAGGGAAGTAATGAGAGATCATGGTATCAAAGCTCCAGTGGTTGACCCAGCTACAAAGTATTACAACAATTTTGCCACTGCTTTTGAGCCTCTGGCAAACTACATGGAT ATGTCTTACTATGGTGAGATCAGTATTGGAACGCCTCCTCAGAACTTCCTCGTTCTGTTTGACACTGGGTCCTCAAACCTGTGGGTACCCTCAACCTACTGTCAAAGCCAGGCCTGCA CCAATCATCCTCAGTTTAACCCCAGCCAGTCTTCCAGCTATTCCTCAAACCAGCAGCAGTTCTCTCTGCAGTACGGCACTGGTAGTCTGACTGGAATCCTTGGATATGACACAGTTCAG ATCCAGAATATAGCTATTTCCCAGCAAGAATTTGGCTTGAGTGTGACTGAGCCTGGAACCAACTTTGTCTATGCGCAGTTTGATGGTATTTTGGGTCTAGCCTACCCATCTATTGCTGAGGGTGGGGCTACCACTGTGATGCAAGGCATGATTCAACAGAATCTCATCAACCAACCTCTCTTTGCATTCTACCTTAGTgg GCAACAGAACTCACAGAATGGCGGTGAAGTTGCTTTTGGTGGCGTTGACCAAAACTACTACTCTGGACAAATTTATTGGACTCCCGTGACTTCTGAAACATACTGGCAAATTGGAATACAAGG ATTCTCAGTTAACGGACAAGCTACTGGATGGTGTAGCCAAGGATGTCAGGGTATTGTGGATACTGGTACTTCTCTGTTGACCGCTCCTCAATCAGTCTTCTCCTCCCTCATGCAGTCCATTGGTGCTCAACAAGATCAGAATGGACAG tatGCTGTCAGCTGTAGCAACATCCAGAGTCTTCCCACCATCAGTTTTACCATAAGTGGAGTTTCTTTCCCACTTCCACCCTCTGCCTATGTACTTCAG CAAAACAGTGGCTACTGCACCATTGGCATCATGCCTACTTACCTGCCTTCCCAGAATGGACAGCCTCTCTGGATCCTGGGTGATGTCTTCCTCCGGCAATACTATTCCGTCTATGATCTGGGCAACAACCAAGTTGGCTTTGCTGCTGCTGCATAA